One genomic region from Entelurus aequoreus isolate RoL-2023_Sb linkage group LG14, RoL_Eaeq_v1.1, whole genome shotgun sequence encodes:
- the sec24a gene encoding protein transport protein Sec24A isoform X1 produces MSTAGFNAQNGTGQPYANGPSQNPVGVQQLPGVNYSMTHQPAYNPMQAKAPAPHAPGLYPSGPYQQVPPVSSYQPGPPTTSYHAPLGQPQLTRPPLGGPMSHTPPQSASPSPGPRLPPVHGTLPPPAVSYGGYYSNLQQPPMASQWQDNAAPPPTGPPVSSNVPPRGMAPNHMSPPGPYSSALSPSGSLSHMQPPHTGAPPTSLQGYSQPGSAPPPMNPVASQQYHPSRGPYGAPPTGPPPTMKPTAPPTGPPMANATPPPPKADAQCGGAACSSRPPTEPDCQEDIECPGIPGGSVPPPSNGPNHVDYKPAAPLQPGPPQPGPPQPGAPQPGPPGRHLGHYPSPPPGYLHPSAPHGAPPSMHPGIASATQPYTTTPQSYQQPPPGRGPAQLSSSLAAMSLQSSTPETLRVVNLLQERNLLPPGPVSAPTPCLPLDLQKLNSNPEVFRCTLTSIPQTQSLLNKAKMPLGLLLQPFKDLSQLPVVTPSTIVRCRSCRTYINPFVSFLDQRRWKCNLCFRVNDVPEEFMYNPVSRSYGEPHKRPEVQNSTIEFIAPSEYMLRPPQPAAYLFVLDVSHNAVETGYLKIFCQSVLDNINTLPGDSRTKIGFITFDSTIHFYNLQEGLSQPQMLIVSDIEDIFLPTPDSLLVNLNESKELVQDLLKSLPTLFEKTMETQSVLGSALQAAFKLLSPTGGRMSVFQTQLPNLGVGALQSREDPNQRASAKDIQNLSPATDFYKKLALDCSGQQVAVDLFLLSSQYCDLASLGCISRYSAGTVYYFPSYHHQHNPAQVLRFQKDLKRYLTRKIGFEAVMRIRCTKGLSIHTFHGNFFVRSTDLLSLPNVNPDAGFAVQMSIEENLDNMQTVSFQAALLYTSSKGERRIRVHTLCLPVVHSMSDIFAGADVQAMCGLLACMAVDRSVTASLSDARDAMTNAVIDSLTAYRQSVLTIQQPGLLAPACLRLFPLYITALLKQKAFRTGTSTRLDDRVFAMCQLKYQPLVYAMLMIHPALYRVDDLTDEGALNVSERTVPQPRVLQLSVEKLSWEGAFLMDAGTDMYLLIGRNCNPNFLSQVLGVPNYAAVPDNLYVLPELETAESQRTRAFIGWLRDQRPFFTTLHVIRDESQMKVPFMQNMIEDRTESTVAYYEFLLHLQTQVSK; encoded by the exons ATGTCAACGGCGGGCTTCAACGCCCAGAACGGGACCGGACAACCGTACGCTAATG GTCCTTCCCAGAATCCCGTTGGTGTTCAGCAACTCCCGGGGGTCAACTACAGCATGACGCACCAACCCGCATACAATCCCATGCAAGCCAAGGCTCCAGCCCCCCATGCCCCTGGACTTTACCCCTCTGGGCCGTACCAGCAAGTCCCCCCAGTCAGCTCCTACCAGCCCGGCCCGCCTACCACTTCTTACCACGCTCCCCTCGGACAGCCCCAGCTGACCCGACCTCCGCTTGGGGGCCCCATGTCCCATACTCCTCCTCAGTCTGCCAGCCCCAGTCCCGGGCCCCGGCTGCCCCCTGTACATGGCACACTTCCGCCTCCTGCTGTGTCTTACGGTGGATACTACTCCAAcctccagcagccccccatggccTCACAGTGGCAGGACAACGCGGCTCCTCCGCCCACGGGGCCTCCGGTCTCCTCGAACGTGCCACCGCGGGGCATGGCGCCCAATCACATGAGCCCACCTGGACCTTACAGCTCTGCACTGTCACCCTCTGGGTCCCTTAGCCACATGCAGCCCCCGCACACAGGGGCGCCCCCCACCtctctgcagggatacagccagCCAG GTAGCGCTCCTCCGCCGATGAACCCAGTGGCCTCACAGCAGTATCACCCAAGCAGAGGGCCTTATGGGGCCCCGCCCACAGGCCCACCACCCACCATGAAGCCCACAGCACCTCCAACCGGACCCCCGATGGCCAATGCCACACCTCCGCCCCCAAAGGCCGATG CTCAGTGCGGGGGTGCTGCCTGCAGCTCTCGGCCCCCCACTGAGCCCGATTGCCAGGAGGATATTGAATGTCCAG GAATTCCGGGCGGAAGTGTGCCCCCTCCATCGAATGGTCCCAATCATGTGGACTACAAACCTG CCGCACCGCTCCAGCCTGGCCCGCCCCAGCCTGGCCCGCCCCAGCCTGGAGCTCCTCAGCCTGGCCCGCCCGGTCGCCACCTGGGCCACTACCCCTCGCCCCCCCCGGGGTACCTGCACCCTTCGGCTCCTCACGGCGCCCCTCCGAGCATGCACCCAGGAATTGCGAGCGCCACTCAGCCTTATACTACAACACCTCAATCGTACCAGCAG CCACCTCCCGGGCGTGGCCCAGCTCAGCTGAGCTCATCCCTGGCCGCCATGAGCCTCCAGTCCAGCACCCCCGAGACTTTACGTGTGGTCAACCTCCTCCAAGAGCGGAACCTGCTGCCCCCGGGGCCAGTCAGCGCCCCGACACCCTGCCTCCCCCTAGACCTGCAAAAGCTAAATTCCAACCCGGA GGTTTTTCGCTGCACGTTGACAAGCATCCCTCAGACCCAATCTCTGCTCAATAAAGCCAAGATGCCACTGGGACTGCTGCTGCAACCCTTCAAAGACCTCTCG CAACTTCCTGTGGTGACGCCCAGCACCATCGTCAGGTGTCGCTCCTGCCGGACTTACATCAACCCCTTCGTGTCCTTCCTGGACCAGAGGAGGTGGAAATGCAACCTGTGCTTTCGGGTCAATGATG TTCCAGAGGAGTTCATGTATAATCCAGTCAGTCGATCCTACGGAGAACCACACAAACGACCGGAAGTGCAGAATTCCACCATCGAGTTTATCGCTCCATCAGAATACATG CTGAGGCCGCCACAGCCGGCTGCGTACCTCTTTGTCCTGGATGTGTCCCATAATGCAGTGGAGACGGGCTACCTGAAGATATTCTGTCAGTCAGTGCTGGACAATATCAACAC GCTCCCCGGGGACTCACGGACAAAAATCGGCTTCATCACCTTCGATAGCACCATCCACTTTTACAATCTTCAAGAAGGACTGTCCCAGCCTCAGATGCTCATCGTCTCAGACATTGAAG ATATCTTCTTACCAACACCGGACAGCCTTTTAGTAAACCTCAACGAGAGCAAAGAG TTGGTGCAGGATCTCCTGAAGAGCTTGCCCACGTTATTTGAGAAGACCATGGAGACCCAGTCGGTGCTGGGCTCGGCCCTGCAGGCCGCCTTCAAGCTGCTGTCCCCCACCGGAGGCCGCATGTCCGTCTTTCAGACCCAGCTTCCCAACCTCGGAGTCGGGGCCCTGCAGTCCAGAGAGGACCCAAACCAAAGAGCATCAGCCAAG GACATCCAGAATTTATCTCCAGCGACAGACTTCTACAAGAAGCTGGCTCTGGACTGCTCCGGCCAGCAGGTCGCGGTTGACCTGTTCCTGCTCAGCTCTCAGTATTGTGACCTGGCTTCTCTTG GCTGCATATCCAGGTACTCTGCAGGCACCGTCTACTATTTCCCATCTTACCACCACCAACACAACCCCGCTCAGGTGCTGCGCTTCCAAAAGGATCTGAAGAGATACCTGACAAGGAAGATCGGCTTTGAGGCCGTCATGAGGATCCGCTGCACCAAAG GTCTGTCCATTCACACTTTCCACGGAAACTTTTTTGTACGCTCCACGGACCTGCTCTCGCTGCCCAACGTGAACCCGGACGCGGGCTTTGCCGTTCAAATGTCCATCGAGGAAAACCTGGACAACATGCAGACGGTGTCTTTCCAGGCGGCACTGCTGTACACCTCCAGCAAAG GAGAGAGGAGGATCCGTGTGCACACTTTGTGTCTCCCGGTGGTCCACTCTATGTCCGACATCTTCGCTGGTGCTGACGTTCAAGCCATGTGTGGCCTGCTGGCGTGCATGG CTGTGGATCGCTCGGTGACGGCCAGCCTGAGCGACGCCAGGGACGCCATGACCAACGCCGTTATCGACTCGCTGACGGCGTACCGCCAGTCGGTGCTGACCATCCAGCAGCCCGGCCTGCTGGCCCCAGCCTGTCTTCGCCTCTTCCCCCTTTACATCACAGCTCTGCTCAAGCAG AAAGCTTTCAGGACGGGGACCAGCACCAGATTGGACGACCGGGTTTTCGCCATGTGTCAGCTCAAGTACCAGCCGCTGGTCTACGCCATGTTGATGATCCACCCCGCTTTGTACCGCGTAGACGACCTGACTGACGAG GGAGCTCTGAACGTCAGCGAGCGCACCGTCCCTCAGCCGAGAGTGCTGCAGCTCTCTGTGGAAAAGCTCAGCTGGGAGGGCGCGTTCCTCATGGATGCAGGAACG
- the sec24a gene encoding protein transport protein Sec24A isoform X2, whose protein sequence is MSTAGFNAQNGTGQPYANGPSQNPVGVQQLPGVNYSMTHQPAYNPMQAKAPAPHAPGLYPSGPYQQVPPVSSYQPGPPTTSYHAPLGQPQLTRPPLGGPMSHTPPQSASPSPGPRLPPVHGTLPPPAVSYGGYYSNLQQPPMASQWQDNAAPPPTGPPVSSNVPPRGMAPNHMSPPGPYSSALSPSGSLSHMQPPHTGAPPTSLQGYSQPGSAPPPMNPVASQQYHPSRGPYGAPPTGPPPTMKPTAPPTGPPMANATPPPPKADGIPGGSVPPPSNGPNHVDYKPAAPLQPGPPQPGPPQPGAPQPGPPGRHLGHYPSPPPGYLHPSAPHGAPPSMHPGIASATQPYTTTPQSYQQPPPGRGPAQLSSSLAAMSLQSSTPETLRVVNLLQERNLLPPGPVSAPTPCLPLDLQKLNSNPEVFRCTLTSIPQTQSLLNKAKMPLGLLLQPFKDLSQLPVVTPSTIVRCRSCRTYINPFVSFLDQRRWKCNLCFRVNDVPEEFMYNPVSRSYGEPHKRPEVQNSTIEFIAPSEYMLRPPQPAAYLFVLDVSHNAVETGYLKIFCQSVLDNINTLPGDSRTKIGFITFDSTIHFYNLQEGLSQPQMLIVSDIEDIFLPTPDSLLVNLNESKELVQDLLKSLPTLFEKTMETQSVLGSALQAAFKLLSPTGGRMSVFQTQLPNLGVGALQSREDPNQRASAKDIQNLSPATDFYKKLALDCSGQQVAVDLFLLSSQYCDLASLGCISRYSAGTVYYFPSYHHQHNPAQVLRFQKDLKRYLTRKIGFEAVMRIRCTKGLSIHTFHGNFFVRSTDLLSLPNVNPDAGFAVQMSIEENLDNMQTVSFQAALLYTSSKGERRIRVHTLCLPVVHSMSDIFAGADVQAMCGLLACMAVDRSVTASLSDARDAMTNAVIDSLTAYRQSVLTIQQPGLLAPACLRLFPLYITALLKQKAFRTGTSTRLDDRVFAMCQLKYQPLVYAMLMIHPALYRVDDLTDEGALNVSERTVPQPRVLQLSVEKLSWEGAFLMDAGTDMYLLIGRNCNPNFLSQVLGVPNYAAVPDNLYVLPELETAESQRTRAFIGWLRDQRPFFTTLHVIRDESQMKVPFMQNMIEDRTESTVAYYEFLLHLQTQVSK, encoded by the exons ATGTCAACGGCGGGCTTCAACGCCCAGAACGGGACCGGACAACCGTACGCTAATG GTCCTTCCCAGAATCCCGTTGGTGTTCAGCAACTCCCGGGGGTCAACTACAGCATGACGCACCAACCCGCATACAATCCCATGCAAGCCAAGGCTCCAGCCCCCCATGCCCCTGGACTTTACCCCTCTGGGCCGTACCAGCAAGTCCCCCCAGTCAGCTCCTACCAGCCCGGCCCGCCTACCACTTCTTACCACGCTCCCCTCGGACAGCCCCAGCTGACCCGACCTCCGCTTGGGGGCCCCATGTCCCATACTCCTCCTCAGTCTGCCAGCCCCAGTCCCGGGCCCCGGCTGCCCCCTGTACATGGCACACTTCCGCCTCCTGCTGTGTCTTACGGTGGATACTACTCCAAcctccagcagccccccatggccTCACAGTGGCAGGACAACGCGGCTCCTCCGCCCACGGGGCCTCCGGTCTCCTCGAACGTGCCACCGCGGGGCATGGCGCCCAATCACATGAGCCCACCTGGACCTTACAGCTCTGCACTGTCACCCTCTGGGTCCCTTAGCCACATGCAGCCCCCGCACACAGGGGCGCCCCCCACCtctctgcagggatacagccagCCAG GTAGCGCTCCTCCGCCGATGAACCCAGTGGCCTCACAGCAGTATCACCCAAGCAGAGGGCCTTATGGGGCCCCGCCCACAGGCCCACCACCCACCATGAAGCCCACAGCACCTCCAACCGGACCCCCGATGGCCAATGCCACACCTCCGCCCCCAAAGGCCGATG GAATTCCGGGCGGAAGTGTGCCCCCTCCATCGAATGGTCCCAATCATGTGGACTACAAACCTG CCGCACCGCTCCAGCCTGGCCCGCCCCAGCCTGGCCCGCCCCAGCCTGGAGCTCCTCAGCCTGGCCCGCCCGGTCGCCACCTGGGCCACTACCCCTCGCCCCCCCCGGGGTACCTGCACCCTTCGGCTCCTCACGGCGCCCCTCCGAGCATGCACCCAGGAATTGCGAGCGCCACTCAGCCTTATACTACAACACCTCAATCGTACCAGCAG CCACCTCCCGGGCGTGGCCCAGCTCAGCTGAGCTCATCCCTGGCCGCCATGAGCCTCCAGTCCAGCACCCCCGAGACTTTACGTGTGGTCAACCTCCTCCAAGAGCGGAACCTGCTGCCCCCGGGGCCAGTCAGCGCCCCGACACCCTGCCTCCCCCTAGACCTGCAAAAGCTAAATTCCAACCCGGA GGTTTTTCGCTGCACGTTGACAAGCATCCCTCAGACCCAATCTCTGCTCAATAAAGCCAAGATGCCACTGGGACTGCTGCTGCAACCCTTCAAAGACCTCTCG CAACTTCCTGTGGTGACGCCCAGCACCATCGTCAGGTGTCGCTCCTGCCGGACTTACATCAACCCCTTCGTGTCCTTCCTGGACCAGAGGAGGTGGAAATGCAACCTGTGCTTTCGGGTCAATGATG TTCCAGAGGAGTTCATGTATAATCCAGTCAGTCGATCCTACGGAGAACCACACAAACGACCGGAAGTGCAGAATTCCACCATCGAGTTTATCGCTCCATCAGAATACATG CTGAGGCCGCCACAGCCGGCTGCGTACCTCTTTGTCCTGGATGTGTCCCATAATGCAGTGGAGACGGGCTACCTGAAGATATTCTGTCAGTCAGTGCTGGACAATATCAACAC GCTCCCCGGGGACTCACGGACAAAAATCGGCTTCATCACCTTCGATAGCACCATCCACTTTTACAATCTTCAAGAAGGACTGTCCCAGCCTCAGATGCTCATCGTCTCAGACATTGAAG ATATCTTCTTACCAACACCGGACAGCCTTTTAGTAAACCTCAACGAGAGCAAAGAG TTGGTGCAGGATCTCCTGAAGAGCTTGCCCACGTTATTTGAGAAGACCATGGAGACCCAGTCGGTGCTGGGCTCGGCCCTGCAGGCCGCCTTCAAGCTGCTGTCCCCCACCGGAGGCCGCATGTCCGTCTTTCAGACCCAGCTTCCCAACCTCGGAGTCGGGGCCCTGCAGTCCAGAGAGGACCCAAACCAAAGAGCATCAGCCAAG GACATCCAGAATTTATCTCCAGCGACAGACTTCTACAAGAAGCTGGCTCTGGACTGCTCCGGCCAGCAGGTCGCGGTTGACCTGTTCCTGCTCAGCTCTCAGTATTGTGACCTGGCTTCTCTTG GCTGCATATCCAGGTACTCTGCAGGCACCGTCTACTATTTCCCATCTTACCACCACCAACACAACCCCGCTCAGGTGCTGCGCTTCCAAAAGGATCTGAAGAGATACCTGACAAGGAAGATCGGCTTTGAGGCCGTCATGAGGATCCGCTGCACCAAAG GTCTGTCCATTCACACTTTCCACGGAAACTTTTTTGTACGCTCCACGGACCTGCTCTCGCTGCCCAACGTGAACCCGGACGCGGGCTTTGCCGTTCAAATGTCCATCGAGGAAAACCTGGACAACATGCAGACGGTGTCTTTCCAGGCGGCACTGCTGTACACCTCCAGCAAAG GAGAGAGGAGGATCCGTGTGCACACTTTGTGTCTCCCGGTGGTCCACTCTATGTCCGACATCTTCGCTGGTGCTGACGTTCAAGCCATGTGTGGCCTGCTGGCGTGCATGG CTGTGGATCGCTCGGTGACGGCCAGCCTGAGCGACGCCAGGGACGCCATGACCAACGCCGTTATCGACTCGCTGACGGCGTACCGCCAGTCGGTGCTGACCATCCAGCAGCCCGGCCTGCTGGCCCCAGCCTGTCTTCGCCTCTTCCCCCTTTACATCACAGCTCTGCTCAAGCAG AAAGCTTTCAGGACGGGGACCAGCACCAGATTGGACGACCGGGTTTTCGCCATGTGTCAGCTCAAGTACCAGCCGCTGGTCTACGCCATGTTGATGATCCACCCCGCTTTGTACCGCGTAGACGACCTGACTGACGAG GGAGCTCTGAACGTCAGCGAGCGCACCGTCCCTCAGCCGAGAGTGCTGCAGCTCTCTGTGGAAAAGCTCAGCTGGGAGGGCGCGTTCCTCATGGATGCAGGAACG